In a genomic window of Shouchella clausii:
- a CDS encoding zinc-binding dehydrogenase, with product MKALVKTAPGFGHVELQNKPEPAPGEKQVKIKVKYAGICGSDIHTYEGHYKVAFPVTLGHEFSGEIVEVGPGVQSFKVGDRVTSETTFSVCGQCSYCRTKDYNLCNERKGLGTQQDGGFAEYVLAREESLHLLPDNVDFRSAAMTEPLACTHHALAKTTINAGDLCVVIGPGPIGLLAAQVAKSRGANVMITGLNHDKIRLEKARALGIDYVVNGEETDVGEVVNELTNGKGADVVLECSGAVKAANQGLKLLRKKGQYSQVGIFAASEIPFDLEKIIQKEICVIGSRSQKPADWEPSLLLLKTGNVNARDLVTHEYKLHQWKEAYQAIKSGEAIKVLLKPE from the coding sequence TTGAAAGCATTAGTAAAAACAGCACCTGGATTTGGACATGTTGAACTCCAAAACAAGCCCGAACCTGCTCCAGGGGAAAAGCAAGTCAAAATTAAAGTCAAATATGCAGGCATTTGTGGGTCCGATATCCATACGTATGAAGGCCATTATAAAGTGGCCTTCCCAGTAACACTTGGCCATGAATTTTCAGGAGAAATTGTTGAAGTCGGGCCTGGTGTTCAATCCTTTAAAGTAGGGGATCGAGTGACCTCTGAAACCACTTTCTCTGTTTGTGGGCAATGTTCCTATTGCCGAACGAAAGACTACAATCTTTGCAACGAGCGCAAAGGGCTTGGTACCCAGCAAGATGGCGGGTTCGCCGAGTATGTACTTGCCCGGGAAGAGAGTTTGCACCTTTTGCCAGACAATGTTGATTTCCGTTCAGCAGCGATGACAGAACCGTTAGCCTGCACGCACCATGCGCTAGCGAAAACAACAATCAACGCAGGCGATTTGTGTGTTGTCATTGGTCCTGGCCCGATTGGCTTGCTTGCTGCCCAAGTGGCGAAAAGCAGAGGCGCAAACGTCATGATAACTGGGCTCAACCATGACAAAATTCGTCTTGAGAAGGCACGTGCCCTTGGGATTGATTACGTCGTCAATGGCGAAGAAACCGATGTCGGTGAAGTCGTGAATGAACTGACAAACGGCAAAGGGGCCGATGTGGTGCTTGAATGTTCTGGGGCTGTAAAAGCAGCCAATCAAGGGCTAAAGTTATTGCGGAAAAAGGGGCAATATAGCCAAGTCGGCATCTTTGCTGCTTCAGAAATTCCCTTTGACCTCGAAAAAATCATTCAGAAAGAAATTTGCGTCATTGGCAGCAGAAGCCAGAAGCCAGCTGATTGGGAACCTTCTCTGCTGCTTTTAAAAACAGGCAATGTCAACGCTC